TGAGATCTTCGTTGGAATAAATTCCACTTGTTTCCATGTGTTCCGGAACGATATACCTCCATTTTGGCTTTGTTAGTTGTTGAATTACTGGTGAAGGTATCGATTCTACTAGTTTCGGTGTTACCCTATACCTTGTTCCGTGTAGGTTATACATGATAGGTAGCAGTTCGTTGCAGTCTTTTAGAGATGCTTCTTTTAAGATGATGCGTGCCTTCggcgagagaaaataagaatcgTTTTGGTAAGTGATTGGTAATTCTTTGTAGCAGTCTTCTGTTTGTCTTATTCAAACTTCTACTGGAACACATTTTATAACGTAAATGACTTCTGATGCGATGACAACCATATATCCCGGGTGATTTATTAAGGCATAAGCCATTTCGTCAGGTGTTAACGTTGCCAGCGAGAAAGCGTTTTTGAGGACTTGTTGCTCTAACGTGCATATTTATCGGGTGATATCGATGTATAGTGCATTTAACTGTGTTTTGAGGTGCCTTTCTACGTAGATGAACTTCGAGTTTACataagtaaaaatatctaaattctCCACAAAGattttcgttttacttttgAAAGTTCTTCCAGGCGATGTTTCGAGTATGAATAGTTTGGGATGTtctgtctttattatcgaatatccACATAGAATGAACTCGCTCGTTCTCGTTAATACAAATGTGACATCTTTCGtcgttattgtatataatataggtCCTTGCAACGATTCGGCGGGTGTCAGTTTCGTTGACGGCCCTTCATACAGAACATCGTATTCATTAAAGCCACAGCTGTCGGTAGATATGTTTGACAGTACGCCTCACTTCCGTCTGAGTTGAGGCAGTCTTCCAAGTCCAATTTATAAACGGTTCCTGTCTGTAGGTGTATTTGATTGGCTTTTGTTTTCATGGTGGCGTAATAGTCTCGTAACGTGATTTTGACAGATGCATGTACCACTACGTCGTCCGATGTTCCGTAAAAGTCACTATCACTAAACGTACCGGCATTTTTCTATACCTAATCATATCATAAGAGGTCATTTGACCcttatgaaataaatgttaatttttcgtaaaaaattctttatttattaaaggaaataatttgcaatatcatttctaatatcgtataaaataattaaacacatatttttattgctataaacaaaacaataaaCTAATTACATCTTTTACATGTGATGGGTTTCTCCTTCGTACATTTCCcgcaaacaaattttttacaaattatgcAAGTTCGTGTTGTTTTATTGCTTGCGCAAAATCCTATTTGACATTTTTTCCTGGATTGTGAATTATTACTGGAGCTGCTTGATATTCCTTCTCGttggttttccttttcttcttcacaaAATTCGAGGTACTCTGTAACAAGCTCGTCTGCTAATTGTAAGCGTTGCCTTGATAGCTTCAACCCAGTTGTTTCCTGATAGAGTATCCACGAATTGATTCCAGCGAAAtccaaaatattgaaaaataactgCACCAGGCCATCTATTGCACTTCGATTTAACGTTATACTTTCGTGCTATTTGGTAAACTATATCGACGccaaattttgttttattatagtaaatgATTGTTTCGGGTGTCTTCTTTCTATTGTTCTTGATTTTTACGGTTTTATGTGTGGTACTCAGTATAACTACTTCTTTTCTTggttttgatttataaatcgttAGCGTACAGTCATTTGATTTGTATGCCATTGTTGAAAGAAGTTGCAAATTATCTTTTGATGTTTTTGCAAGTACGGGCAATTCCCTCCTGTTCGCACTCATTGTTCCCACTAACGTTGTCCTTTCCGCCAATGATTTTGCAGCCAGAGATGCAGtcgtaaaaaaattgtcagttgtaatatttcttttacaattgGTGATAGGTTTAACTAATTTCATCACAACAAATTCGCTGAGTGGTATTGACGTCGGTCTGGTTTCATCACGTCCTAAGTAAGGCAAACCGTTTACAAGCCTTgctctcattcattcatcttCATTCATACCAATACGGCGCATTCGACAGGGGCCCACGAGCCCCCGGAGACGGAATTACTCActaactatatacatattggcCCGATCCCCACCCCATGGTGCTCTGACCAGGCCCATTCACACCCGTATACACACactgtatgtatacacacactcacaccTAGAGGGAAGCGACGCGTGAGCCAGGCACCGCCTGAGTCGCTCGGAGCCTTGTCCGAGGTGGCCGCACTGGTGCTACTCTCCTATGCGGCCTATCGTTCGCACTCTTGTCCACATACGTACCCGCACGCTCATTATACATCCTGCTTCTTTCGTCCGTTCCCTGCGCCTCTCAGCGTCCTCCTTTGCTCGCATGTTCCGCCCTACGAAGGTCTGGAAAGACGCTCATCCCCCGGAACAGTTAGGGAGACTCTGACTATCACGGGAAGGTTAGCTGCCCTCCCCCCATCGCATCGATCAGCTCTGTCCAGGCATCCGTTCACGCCGGGTAATCGACCCGGGTTTGCTCCACCGTATCCTCACTCCCTCCGCAGTAGAAACAACGTGGGGAGAGAATCTTCCTTATCTTATTTAAGTACGCCGAGAAACAGCAATGACCGGTCATCAGCTGTGTGATATGAAATGTCGTTCCAATAAAGAACGGCCTCCCAATTCATTCAGCTAACCATTCGGCAATAGCTGCCCTCGCATGTATTCCCGTTGCTACAGGTGCTCCTACGAGCCCAAGTTCCTCAGACTTCCACGCTTCTATTGCCCTCTTTCTGGCAAGAGCACCCAATACAGCCTTAGTACACGAGGGAACAGATTCCTCCGTCTCTCTAACAGCTGCATACGTTTCCGCCAGCTGAGGTGCCAGATGAGCGAGAGGAATAATCATCATAGCGGCGTGGATGGAGACCGTTTTATAGGCACAACACACCCGAATTGCCACTTTCCTCTGGAGGCTCCAAACAGCCCGCCCAAACCCCATGTCCTCCACGACGACCCACGTCACCCATAAAGGCGCACCGAGTGGATCACGCCGCTGTAGAGACGTCGCTCCTTCTTCCCTGGTCCGTAAAGATTCGGAGGAAGCCTCCTATGGAACCGGAGAATACCCTCCGCTTTAGGGATTAGGGCCTCAAAGTGGGGCCTGAACGACATTCTTGAATCTATTACTATGCCCAGGTATTTAACGCTGGTTCTAATTTCTACATAAACCCCTATAAGGCAAATCTTAGGGGGCGAGACATTCCTGCGTCTGCAGAAGGCAGAGGCAGGGAAGGCCGTGTCCTCCGTCTTTTGCGGCGCCACTTTAAGACCCAATCTCTTGATCTCCTACATCAAAACGTCCAAGTCCCGCTCAGGGTTCATCCCTTTTAGCTTCGAACTTGTCGACTGTGTAGTAGGAAGATCTTGAGACTTGTGAgagaatttaatgaatttaagtTAGAATTACGCGAGGTTGCCTGGGAAGTACAGACGGGGTTATATGAACGAACACTGAGTTTAAACTTAACaaaactaatttattaataattaccaAGTAACAGTgtaacttttaaaataaaagaagacgaTCTTGTCGAATGCAGCCCCTGATATCTGCATGAGCATCATTGGTTGCTAATTATTTACTCTGACTAATTTTATTAGTTGGCAATTTAGGCAATTTGCTGCTATGGTATGTTGTCAGTTTCAGCTTTTTGCGAAATATATACTCTACGGAGATATAGCTTCCGTGTTACCGACAATAGTGATTCAAGGGCGGAATCTAGTATTTCGCTGTCTACTGTAATattatctgtttctttttattcgtgaagatattaattttttgttttctaaatttattacCCGTGGACGTCTCAGcattaaatctttatattcTAGAAGTTTTTCAAGTTCAGCCAatgtttttgctttttcatcACACGGTTTTCCGCACATGGTGATGAAGATTGctatattatcctttttagtCGAGATTCGATTTCATGATTCTACTAGATTCCGCGAATCTCTATATGTTCCCTCCGAATAAGGCGATATAATGTACGGACACGAGGCAGAATCAAACATAACCTCCAAACTGGTGTCCGCATCGGCTTTCTCTTGATCAGGGCGGAGAGAGATACTCGAAGAACTAACTACCTGAAATCCTCATGCAACACCTGTCCTAATTCAAATTATCGTCAATACGCGTGTCTAACGGCGTCGAGGTTTCTACTGATGGTTCTTTTCTCAAATctgatattattttgaaattttattttgccaCTTAATTAATCGAGAAGTTGGATCCTTGACTGATTTCAACCATATTAACGGCTCATGATCCGTGACTAAACTAAATTCTCATCCGTACAAATATGTACCGCATATACTATTGCTAATAATTCCCTTTCGATCGTTGAATTAGTTATTTCTGCTTGGTTTAATAATCTTAAACAGTACAAGACCGGAAGGTCTTTTCCAATATAGACCTCTGTAATCGATCATCATTTGCCattttggatttttctttGAGTCTGCTTTTTGAACTGACCAAATTGGTCAATTATATGACGAAACTGAATACTGGATTATTTCAGATGCCAGAagttcttttgtttgtttattaacTCTTTGCGGACGGAGCGGTCTGACGGGCGAGCGTCGCTGTGTACAACAGGTATTGGAGCGcgcaagaaaagaaatgttatcaCGCTAAGAAAATGTTCACGTCGCACGTTTGCGTTATAAAAACTAAagctttatttaaataactttttcatAAAATCCAACAATATCGTAAACAGACAAATTTAgttctgtttatatataagacGTTTTGTATTCGAGCTTTGTATGGTATAGTTCGAAGCAATCACCTATGTACAAGGCCGGCTTAGCCGAAGAAGTAACACAATAATATCTGCATTCTCTCCTTCCATGTTTTACTTTTCGATTGGAACATATGACGCAGTCTTCACTCCTTCCTATCCCGTCCCGCCGAATTATATGTAGAAGGCCGTTGAGTCTTTCTGCTGTTCCAGATGCCGAAGGAGGTTTGGGATTAGCCTCTCGAAAATTTCCAATCAATTGATCTACCAAGAGACGCACGAATTCTATatgttttaacttttttatattatatttctggTGATATTCCTGATATAATAGGTAAGAATTTATGACTGAAACTTCCAATctccaaaaaaataattttcgccACCATTTTTGAGACTTCCGAATGAAACAGTACGTGCCTTTCTGTTGGTCTCCTTTATCAACCCCGcccatatatttattatagtttacaATCACATTTGGCTTTACAATATCAGTTCTTCCTTCTTTG
This genomic window from Vespa velutina unplaced genomic scaffold, iVesVel2.1, whole genome shotgun sequence contains:
- the LOC124957528 gene encoding uncharacterized protein LOC124957528; protein product: MRARLVNGLPYLGRDETRPTSIPLSEFVVMKLVKPITNCKRNITTDNFFTTASLAAKSLAERTTLVGTMSANRRELPVLAKTSKDNLQLLSTMAYKSNDCTLTIYKSKPRKEVVILSTTHKTVKIKNNRKKTPETIIYYNKTKFGVDIVYQIARKYNVKSKCNRWPGAVIFQYFGFRWNQFVDTLSGNNWVEAIKATLTISRRACYRVPRIL